A single Anopheles maculipalpis chromosome 3RL, idAnoMacuDA_375_x, whole genome shotgun sequence DNA region contains:
- the LOC126565784 gene encoding uncharacterized protein LOC126565784, which translates to MGLGNNLTLIIRIWLAVIIFQYGHSENVEPRALELSVPWRPIPYHVPQQQPQQSQQLISVASFDTTSKDELVHIAQHNAQILKQFNQPIAQYSQHPQGGMKVQITTHQQAPGPSPAASAQQHHQQHHHHHHQHSPQGVPSFGHTPAGPPKYMTTPLLQTIYPAGPHKQQQSPPQSKPFVKSDQITTLNMVHSSTPKITAAISTHGAVGVKSGKFNGQFRDVQPTNQKSTLKPHPVMNKLQSHLGITGFRPKQPIATSSNRLEHFINPNHLYGTYIQFGQSPALSPASLPPTKTKFLSQLGSGGVPTFDSQTLKSFFNAPGYTPSVGQFKKLNFIQQQQQLQPGNGAKFSFPHFNQIPADLAEFPKKYVTPSSAEKELTKTAAGGLDSTPLFPHLPPSVLTPFFQQVQQQQQQHSSSSGFISGNKYNNFNLKTQHPAPPVSSQSGSAGGSSTKHSFSQGQFQSERESLSNFGSQVFGGGAFSAYSTQQPLPIEHKPYEIVKFKESPGKQLSTKFNEVQDEYSKNLVPPPPSTQQAFLPTVLNHLSESSPSKDPIEILNKYNINPHSPLQDANRFSYEFPRPTPVSHASSTGPAPTTVSTTTTTTQFPTATTLPRQQYYQHHYNQYQFPGEQSFHNHQSSSPVLVTPLNELSDNGWFNREKYLTTEKPNVFKNLFRPVESEYKQHKLMHPAYTGLPPNRRPSAAPSSTTTSTSASAGSTTNSPWDQSTEEPIITHSFFTIEDAIADPTLIPPKSKNKYKYTTDAEEENRQDDLQLEIVTIGPFFGSEESPIQQVVTTTVPSRAPGSKGGNGQQHRRRRPKPHHQSSTTTEYTTEMDSTESTTNAISPSVNTVSDSRNRNRIRFRPKPITTVTPPPNAAIVETEAVTTIPPTPPPLPTFVSSEEFDGAVIKKFRKKPHFTRNRFNVLNQREEEKNVILDQTEPSLATPTLTTVASTSTSTSAAAVSIPVEASPSVPAIGGGFRSRYRPAPQQKGKDSQEDTQPISGDGLKLNSRLPSRLPPTASSTLATSTDLSAVSLFNSDESNINSSEPQNRTRGGEHNRPRFSIKEYRNKLNRTAASTAGPTSTVASPVGDLETTTAPKLRFPTRNRFLVNARLNKTVESNDVLPTGTGGVTTEKSANETTTRSSFRPHGTRTYNRFTVKKPSTETPQTATNAGTRAQSTNGSNLATRGRTKVAYDQAVAANRTLAGTYNTTASLINRRPPKITLRQRIQNYNRKKEIEQASTATGPATDEKREEVADIPSVDQNSVLASSSGEQNRPIDDLGTLGDRFESSNGVASDDVTTRSSSTTESYRHHETAIMKISPKDPNSATGASNGDDYDLNSASSDYSKRVVELTLSGTGSKDRGSFKSVNKGLLSRKVPGYFTLATEDPILPIEAFFPQVKKPSGGLA; encoded by the exons GTACCATGGCGACCGATACCGTATCATGTGCCCCAGCAGCAACCACAACAATCGCAGCAACTGATCAGTGTTGCCAGCTTCGACACGACGAGCAAGGACGAACTGGTTCATATCGCACAGCACAATGCGCAGATCCTGAAGCAGTTCAACCAACCGATCGCCCAGTACAGCCAACATCCGCAGGGTGGCATGAAGGTGCAAATCACGACACACCAACAAGCACCTGGACCGAGTCCAGCGGCTTCTGCGCAacagcaccatcagcagcatcatcatcatcaccatcagcattcGCCGCAAGGCGTACCGTCCTTTGGACACACACCGGCAGGACCACCGAAGTACATGACGACACCCCTGCTGCAAACGATCTATCCGGCAGGGCcacacaaacagcaacaatcgCCACCACAATCGAAACCGTTTGTTAAGTCGGATCAAATCACCACACTCAACATGGTGCACAGTTCGACACCGAAGATCACGGCCGCCATCTCGACACACGGTGCGGTTGGTGTAAAGTCGGGGAAATTCAACGGACAGTTTAG GGACGTACAACCAACGAACCAAAAATCGACACTTAAACCTCATCCGGTTATGAACAAACTTCAATCCCACCTCGGAATCACCGGCTTCCGACCGAAGCAACCGATCGCTACCAGTTCGAATCGATTGGAGCATTTCATCAACCCGAATCACCTGTACGGCACCTACATCCAATTCGGACAGTCACCCGCACTCAGTCCAGCCTCTTTACCACCCACCAAAACGAAGTTCCTTAGCCAGTTAGGCTCTGGTGGAGTGCCAACCTTCGACTCGCAAACGCTCAAGAGCTTTTTCAATGCTCCCGGCTACACACCAAGCGTGGGCCAGTTCAAAAAGCTTAACTTtatccagcaacagcaacagttgcAACCAGGAAACGGTGCCAAGTTCTCTTTCCCACACTTCAACCAAATTCCTGCTGATTTAGCAGAATTCCCCAAAAAATACGTTACACCTTCATCCGCGGAAAAGGAACTCACCAAGACGGCAGCAGGTGGACTCGACTCAACACCATTGTTCCCGCATCTTCCACCGAGCGTGTTGACACCGTTTTTCCAGCAagttcagcagcaacagcagcagcacagttCTTCGTCCGGCTTTATCTCCGGTAACAAATATAACAATTTTAACCTGAAAACACAACACCCGGCCCCTCCGGTTTCTTCGCAGTCTGGCTCTGCGGGTGGATCCTCTACGAAGCACAGCTTCTCGCAGGGACAGTTCCAATCTGAACGAGAATCACTCAGTAACTTCGGTAGTCAAGTGTTCGGTGGTGGTGCGTTCAGTGCCTACAGCACCCAGCAACCTCTTCCGATCGAGCATAAACCGTACGAGATCGTTAAGTTTAAGGAATCGCCCGGTAAGCAACTATCAACCAAGTTCAACGAGGTACAGGATGAGTACAGCAAAAATCTGGTCCCTCCGCCACCGAGCACTCAGCAGGCATTCTTGCCGACCGTACTGAATCACCTTTCGGAATCATCTCCGAGCAAAGATCCGATTGAGATTCTGAACAAATACAACATCAATCCTCACTCACCACTTCAGGACGCGAATCGGTTTAGTTACGAATTCCCACGGCCAACTCCCGTCTCACATGCGTCTTCCACTGGACCTGCGCCGACAACTGTTagtactactaccactactactcaATTCCCAACGGCGACGACCCTACCGAGACAGCAGTATTACCAGCACCATTACAACCAGTATCAGTTCCCGGGAGAGCAAAGCTTCCATAATCATCAGTCTTCCTCGCCTGTCCTGGTGACACCACTAAACGAACTTAGCGATAACGGATGGTTCAACAGGGAGAAATACCTTACGACGGAAAAGCCGAATGTCTTCAAGAATCTCTTCCGACCGGTTGAGAGTGAATACAAGCAGCACAAACTGATGCATCCAGCGTATACTGGACTGCCACCAAACCGACGTCCGTCGGCAGCACCGTCCTCAACCACAACATCAACCTCTGCTAGTGCCGGCTCCACTACAAACTCTCCGTGGGATCAATCGACCGAAGAGCCCATCATTACGCATAGCTTCTTCACGATCGAGGACGCGATCGCTGACCCAACACTTATCCCACCCAAGTCCAAGAACAAGTACAAGTACACGACGGATGCGGAGGAGGAAAATCGCCAGGATGATCTGCAGTTAGAAATAGTAACCATTGGACCATTCTTTGGCTCGGAAGAGTCTCCCATCCAACAGGTAGTAACGACAACCGTACCGAGTAGAGCACCTGGTTCGAAGGGAGGTAATGGACAGCAACATCGCCGACGACGTCCCAAACCGCATCACCAGAGCAGTACTACAACCGAATACACCACCGAGATGGATTCGACAGAATCAACCACAAACGCCATCAGTCCGAGCGTAAACACGGTTTCGGATAGCCGGAACCGAAACAGGATTCGCTTCCGTCCAAAGCCCATTACCACTGTTACTCCACCTCCGAACGCTGCAATCGTGGAGACGGAAGCGGTTACCACAATCCCTCCCACTCCACCGCCACTACCAACGTTCGTTTCTAGTGAAGAGTTTGATGGAGCGGTCATTAAAAAGTTCCGCAAGAAGCCTCATTTCACTCGGAATCGCTTTAATGTGCTTAACCAGCGAGAAGAGGAGAAAAACGTTATTCTCGACCAAACGGAACCCTCACTAGCGACACCAACTTTAACTACGGTGGCATCAACCAGCACATCAACGTCTGCCGCAGCAGTTAGTATACCTGTGGAAGCATCACCTTCAGTTCCAGCGATTGGTGGAGGTTTCCGGTCACGCTATCGGCCAGCTCCTCAGCAAAAGGGCAAAGATTCTCAGGAGGACACGCAACCAATCTCCGGAGATGGATTGAAATTGAACTCCCGTTTACCGAGTCGACTTCCTCCAACCGCGTCGTCTACTTTGGCCACATCAACTGATCTGTCGGCAGTGTCTTTATTCAACTCGGACGAATCGAACATAAACTCATCAGAGCCTCAGAACCGTACTCGTGGTGGAGAACACAACCGACCACGCTTCAGCATCAAGGAGTACCGAAACAAATTGAATCGTACTGCAGCTAGTACGGCAGGTCCTACGAGCACGGTAGCGTCTCCGGTCGGTGATCTCGAAACGACAACCGCTCCAAAACTTCGCTTCCCTACACGCAATCGATTCTTGGTGAACGCACGTCTCAATAAGACGGTAGAATCAAACGACGTCCTACCGACGGGAACCGGTGGTGTCACAACGGAAAAATCAGCCAACGAAACGACGACTAGAAGCTCATTCAGACCGCACGGTACGCGCACTTACAATCGATTTACGGTGAAGAAACCGTCCACGGAAACTCCTCAGACGGCTACGAACGCTGGAACGCGAGCACAATCCACAAACGGTAGCAACCTGGCGACACGCGGGCGTACCAAAGTAGCTTACGATCAGGCTGTGGCTGCCAATCGTACGCTTGCCGGAACCTACAACACTACGGCATCACTGATCAACCGACGACCGCCGAAGATCACGCTCAGGCAGCGCATTCAGAACTACAACCGTAAAAAGGAGATTGAACAGGCCAGTACAGCTACCGGCCCAGCGACTGATGAGAAGCGCGAAGAGGTAGCAGACATTCCCTCGGTCGATCAAAACAGTGTCCTGGCGTCGTCCTCAGGTGAACAAAATCGTCCGATCGATGATCTTGGTACGCTTGGCGATCGGTTCGAATCGTCCAACGGAGTGGCTTCCGATGATGTGACGACACGATCGAGCAGTACGACCGAAAGCTACCGTCATCACGAAACGGCCATCATGAAGATATCCCCCAAGGATCCCAACAGTGCCACTGGAGCGTCTAACGGAGATGATTACGACCTCAACAGTGCGTCGTCCGACTATTCGAAACGCGTCGTCGAACTGACACTGTCCGGCACGGGCAGTAAGGATCGGGGTAGTTTCAAGTCCGTCAACAAGGGTCTACTATCACGCAAGGTGCCAGGATACTTTACGCTCGCCACAGAAGATCCAATCTTACCGATTGAGGCGTTTTTCCCGCAGGTAAAGAAACCTAGCGGAGGACTAGCGTGA
- the LOC126566021 gene encoding 3'-5' RNA helicase YTHDC2-like: MDENNAAVLRAIVEYVQTSECVLEVKVMREISWPDLMALQKQLASDVKFRTIWVFPTENEVGVTIVRVDFGGNVACSVATEKKLQKIRLLMEKSEPQEVGEVEAGSCARFASAMNWSFWVIGNRTVRLQHIPLTDQIRRITVLDCSMLAIRQYLQNLAFKEPSSECSVLIVCGEWGSGKLTKLVHCLLGLAGKSKSSYRMICVLQEEVEILATVYRLAAERQESVGSTIGYKLLINAQVGEMNNIVFCTAQTLIQSLIIKTFDEIAPKLTHLIVDCSDKLPEGMNLLFSLVKTIMAQNTEMKLVLLCTKGEVQSWSEFFTGAQVCHLPYNEPTVSYAPNKPYGVEYYHLDWILDTICTHDAIQRMKERLPKVENALKLAAHIQLMYGHCGLNQSARNMMDKLLKDCWDTDNTTPFTAILLPLLKHNRHMVDYQHSDTRLTALMIAGAKGFVDVVRSLLDLGANPYIVGRKSLLAMDWCSDGSDNPCRQLMQTAHESYRKDATARQSLLCQTYHKLYNPYVVDQHLVVDIVVYIVKKCVAGNVLVVLPHYTDVLECLLLLRRNDLERCGKVELVALHSLITEEEFKEHRVYLPINSSKASKMRCVFLLAGASLLELVPSLTAIDYVVDTGLKMHHAGDYAQGICMDQSCLATARTCRLFMWLAQRKYFMLYGKDRLTSDPLQPLPLKEVSCVTDPETILTALLCRTDTTTPTVEYLCSTLYAICPTSVGSSLKLLHQVGAIERPLTVPTSLGLLLSQLGVGIHLGKTLLYAILFRCVDPVLTIIASLKVGNPFTEPLDEQGEQEIVQLKLSLHGRTYSDCMVLLRLYQQWSQCKSMQTDERIMRNYHLKTGAMEAISNARVELMSMLRVLGIVKCGKSHNVEALNINSMKWALVKCCLAAGFYPQLAIADYEKQLLTTNCGSESFKPHRLSVVQIDTLPAKWVLYTRKLEHMLKMKKVDSPPAQLLENTVISDWTVLLVCGIDRYDTLDNGNMQQRVQNACSEEQGMVEFIIDRKYTFQLPLEYYRTVEYIRRELGRMFVNFTRNLLKTFEDKQTDVLVNCIGDILHQEDVSSMIAYTIHDARPKIKNSLPMAASWNCMVGLFDKQ; the protein is encoded by the exons ATGGATGAAAACAATGCTGCCGTGTTACGGGCGATCGTTGAATATGTGCAAACAAGTGAGTGTGTACTGGAGGTGAAGGTAATGCGGGAAATCAGCTGGCCAGATTTGATGGCGTTGCAGAAGCAATTGGCTTCGGATGTGAAGTTTCGCACCATTTGGGTCTTCCCGACGGAAAATGAAG TGGGTGTTACGATTGTGCGCGTTGATTTCGGTGGCAATGTGGCGTGTTCGGTGGCGACGGAGAAGAAGCTACAGAAAATCAGGCTTCTTATGGAAAAGTCGGAACCCCAGGAAGTGGGTGAAGTAGAAGCAGGAAGCTGTGCACGCTTTGCATCGGCGATGAACTGGAGCTTTTGGGTTATTGGGAATCGTACTGTGCGATTGCAACATATTCCACTAACCGATCAGATCAGGAGAATCACCGTACTCGACTGTTCAATGTTGGCGATAAGACAATACCTGCAAAATCTAGCATTCAAAGAGCCGTCGAGCGAATGTTCCGTGTTAATCGTGTGCGGTGAGTGGGGCAGTGGAAAGCTTACCAAGCTCGTGCATTGCTTGCTGGGACTGGCTGGCAAGAGTAAGTCGTCCTACCGTATGATATGTGTACTGCAGGAAGAGGTTGAAATACTCGCGACGGTGTACCGTCTCGCGGCGGAACGTCAGGAATCGGTCGGCAGCACGATCGGGTATAAGCTGCTCATCAACGCGCAGGTTGGCGAAATGAACAATATCGTGTTCTGCACCGCCCAGACACTGATACAGTCGCTgatcatcaaaacgttcgacGAAATTGCCCCGAAACTAACGCATCTGATTGTCGACTGTAGCGATAAGCTTCCGGAGGGGATGAATTTGCTGTTTTCGCTTGTGAAAACCATCATGGCGCAGAATACTGAGATGAAGTTGGTGCTGTTGTGCACCAAGGGAGAGGTCCAATCGTGGTCAGAGTTTTTTACAGGCGCACAAGTGTGTCACTTGCCGTACAACGAACCCACCGTAAGCTACGCACCGAATAAGCCGTACGGTGTGGAGTACTATCATTTGGATTGGATTTTGGACACCATTTGCACACATGACGCAATTCAGAGAATGAAAGAGAGATTACCTAAGGTGGAGAATGCGCTGAAGCTGGCAGCGCATATACAACTCATGTACGGCCATTGCGGTCTGAATCAAAGTGCGAGGAATATGATGGATAAGCTGTTGAAGGATTGCTGGGACACCGACAACACAACACCGTTCACGGCGATCCTGTTGCCGTTGCTGAAGCACAACCGACATATGGTAGACTATCAACATTCGGACACGCGTTTGACAGCCCTGATGATTGCTGGTGCAAAAG GGTTCGTTGACGTTGTCCGTAGTTTGCTGGATCTTGGCGCTAATCCGTACATAGTGGGACGGAAATCCCTGCTAGCTATGGATTGGTGTTCCGACGGGAGTGATAATCCCTGCCGGCAGCTAATGCAAACAGCACACGAATCGTACAGAAAAGACGCAACGGCTCGACAATCTCTTCTCTGCCAGACGTACCACAAACTGTACAATCCGTACGTCGTCGATCAGCACCTGGTGGTGGATATTGTGGTATATATCGTGAAGAAATGTGTAGCTGGGAATGTACTTGTCGTATTACCTCATTACACTGATGTGCTCGAGTGTCTCCTGTTGCTACGACGCAATGATCTCGAGCGATGCGGAAAAGTTGAGCTTGTTGCCCTCCATAGTTTGATCACGGAGGAAGAGTTTAAAGAACATCGCGTCTATCTGCCGATAAACTCATCTAAGGCCTCAAAAATGCGTTGCGTGTTTTTGCTAGCGGGAGCTTCGCTGCTCGAGCTCGTACCGTCGCTAACAGCCATTGATTATGTGGTGGACACTGGGCTGAAGATGCACCATGCAGGTGATTACGCCCAAGGCATTTGTATGGACCAGTCCTGCCTGGCTACGGCACGCACATGTCGTCTCTTCATGTGGCTTGCCCAGCGCAAATACTTCATGCTGTACGGCAAGGATAGGCTGACTAGCGATCCCTTACAACCACTTCCGCTCAAAGAGGTCTCCTGTGTAACGGATCCGGAAACGATACTAACAGCTCTTCTATGTCGTACCGACACTACCACGCCGACGGTAGAATACCTTTGCTCTACTTTATACGCCATTTGCCCTACTAGTGTCGGATCCTCGCTAAAATTGTTGCATCAAGTAGGGGCCATCGAAAGACCGCTCACCGTACCGACTAGCTTGGGCTTACTGCTGAGCCAACTAGGTGTCGGTATTCATCTCGGCAAAACGTTACTCTACGCCAtcttgttccgttgcgtagaTCCCGTGCTCACCATTATTGCCTCCTTGAAGGTAGGCAATCCTTTCACCGAACCGTTGGATGAACAGGGCGAGCAGGAAATTGTGCAACTAAAGCTATCTCTGCATGGCCGCACGTACAGCGACTGTATGGTGCTGCTGCGATTGTACCAGCAATGGAGTCAATGCAAGAGCATGCAAACCGATGAACGCATCATGAGGAACTATCATCTCAAGACCGGAGCAATGGAAGCCATTTCCAATGCACGGGTAGAGCTAATGTCAATGTTGCGCGTACTGGGGATAGTCAAATGTGGCAAGTCGCATAACGTCGAAGCGCTGAACATTAACTCCATGAAATGGGCCCTGGTAAAGTGTTGCCTGGCGGCCGGATTCTATCCGCAGCTGGCCATAGCGGACTACGAAAAGCAGCTATTGACGACCAACTGTGGAAGTGAATCGTTTAAACCGCATCGTCTTTCGGTGGTGCAGATTGACACTTTACCTGCGAAATGGGTGCTCTACACTCGCAAGCTCGAGCACATGCTGAAGATGAAGAAGGTGGATAGTCCTCCGGCTCAACTACTGGAAAACACTGTCATTTCCGACTGGACGGTGCTGTTGGTGTGTGGTATCGATAGGTACGATACGCTGGACAACGGTAACATGCAGCAACGCGTACAAAATGCCTGCTCCGAAGAACAGGGCATGGTAGAGTTCATCATCGATCGGAAGTACACGTTCCAGCTGCCGTTAGAATATTATCGCACGGTTGAATACATCCGCCGAGAACTTGGACGAATGTTTGTAAACTTCACCCGCAATCTGCTGAAAACGTTTGAAGACAAGCAAACGGACGTGTTGGTGAATTGCATCGGCGACATACTGCACCAGGAGGATGTGAGCTCAATGATTGCGTACACCATACACGATGCGCGACCGAAGATAAAGAATTCCCTGCCGATGGCAGCATCGTGGAACTGCATGGTCGGCTTGTTCGATAAGCAATAG
- the LOC126565283 gene encoding uncharacterized protein LOC126565283, with protein sequence MYFFFVLASLMVATNPALAYLSAGMKDQFLSDMLLRELVDRMGKDLAEAADSYIDPAAMDELPASRLALMARVTKDLESEQLDYDALLDGSNPNPSPRDQEYLQHSSLWGHQYVSGGAGEGPNRPKPQVKTDASLPAYCNPPNPCPVGYTEDQGCTMDFENTAAFSREYQAAQDCMCDAEHMFNCPATTQSEGNPQMDSDLENFIARQFHTQEHKNLVAKKFHVKKSYNPFLQGEKLPVAAKKGFNVNV encoded by the exons ATgtacttcttttttgttttagcctCGCTGATGGTGGCCACTAACCCAGCGTTAGCCTACCTATCAGCGGGCATGAAG GATCAGTTTCTTTCGGACATGTTGCTCCGTGAGCTCGTCGATAGGATGGGCAAGGATTTAGCAGAAGCAGCCGACTCGTATATCGATCCGGCCGCCATGGACGAACTTCCCGCCAGCCGTCTGGCACTGATGGCGCGCGTAACGAAGGATCTCGAATCCGAGCAGCTCGATTACGACGCCCTGCTGGACGGTTCCAATCCGAATCCTTCGCCGCGCGACCAGGAATACTTGCAGCACAGTTCCCTCTGGGGCCATCAGTACGTGTCGGGTGGCGCAGGGGAAGGACCTAACCGTCCGAAGCCGCAGGTGAAAACTGACGCTAGCCTGCCGGCCTACTGTAATCCGCCGAATCCGTGCCCGGTCGGATACACCGAAGATCAGGGCTGCACGATGGATTTCGAGAATACGGCCGCATTTAGCCGAGAATATCAAGCCGCCCAGGACTGCATGTGTGATGCGGAGCACATGTTCAACTGTCCGGCAACGACGCAAAGCGAAGGCAACCCGCAGATGGATTCCGATCTGGAAAACTTTATCGCCCGCCAGTTCCACACGCAGGAGCATAAGAACTTGGTTGCGAAAAAGTTTCACGTCAAGAAG AGCTACAATCCATTCTTGCAAGGTGAAAAGCTACCGGTAGCTGCAAAGAAAGGCTTCAACGTCAATGTTTAA